The following are encoded in a window of Kogia breviceps isolate mKogBre1 chromosome 10, mKogBre1 haplotype 1, whole genome shotgun sequence genomic DNA:
- the CRISP2 gene encoding cysteine-rich secretory protein 2 codes for MALLRIVLFLAAVLLPSFPTEAKDPRFTALSTTETQVQREIVNKHNELRKSVSPPASNMLKMEWDTEATANAQKWANKCTLQHSNPDDRKTSTKCGENLYMSSYPAAWSDAIQSWFEEHHNFVYGAGPKSSSAIVGHYTQLVWYSSFRVGCGIAYCPNQKSLKYYYVCQYCPAGNIVSKMNTPYQQGTPCASCPGNCDSGLCTNSCEYEDLLSNCDSLKKTAGCEHKLLKEKCKATCLCEGKIY; via the exons ATGGCTTTACTCCGCATTGTGCTGTTTCTGGCTGCTGTGCTGCTACCATCTTTCCCCACCGAAGCAAAG GATCCACGCTTTACTGCGCTGTCAACCACTGAAACGCAAGTCCAAAGAGAGATTGTAAATAAACACAATGAACTAAGGAAATCAGTCTCTCCACCTGCCAGCAACATGCTAAAGATG GAATGGGACACAGAAGCAACAgcaaatgcccagaagtgggcAAACAAGTGCACTTTACAACACAGTAATCCAGATGACCGGAAGACCA GTACAAAATGTGGTGAGAATCTCTACATGTCAAGTTACCCTGCTGCCTGGTCAGATGCAATCCAAAGCTGGTTTGAAGAGCATCACAATTTTGTCTATGGTGCAGGACCAAAGAGTTCCAGTGCAATTGTTGGACATTATACCCAG CTTGTTTGGTACTCATCTTTCCGTGTTGGATGTGGAATTGCCTACTGTCCCAATCAGAAGAGTCTAAAATACTACTATGTTTGCCAGTACTGTCCTGC TGGTAATATTGTGAGTAAAATGAATACCCCTTACCAACAAGGAACACCTTGTGCCAGTTGCCCTGGTAACTGTGACAGTGGACTATGCA CCAATTCTTGTGAGTATGAAGATCTCCTTAGTAACTGTGATTCCTTGAAGAAAACAGCTGGCTGTGAACACAAATTGCTCAAGGAAAAGTGCAAGGCTACTTGCCTATGTGAAGGCAAAATTTACTGA